The Ruminococcus bovis genome includes a region encoding these proteins:
- the rlmN gene encoding 23S rRNA (adenine(2503)-C(2))-methyltransferase RlmN: MTDLKSMNLQEIEELISSLNCPKFRAKQIFQWINKGVTSFDEMKNVPKDLREKLSEYCYISVAYIEKKQISRYDGTVKYLFKFNDEQCVESVVMSYHHGHTICISTQVGCKMGCKFCATGKQGFTRNLTAGEMIAQIESAQKDLNIRISNIVLMGMGEPLDNYDNVMKFLDLVSSDDGLNIGKRHITLSTCGIVPRIYDLADRKLQITLSVSLHAPTDKMRSATMPINDAYNIDELMKAIKYYIDKTNRRVSFEYAMIDGVNDSDEAANILGNLIKGMLCHVNLIPVNDVTGNDYRKSNKERLISFTNVLAKYGITATVRRTLGSDIDASCGQLKGKHKKGGK; encoded by the coding sequence ATGACTGATTTAAAATCAATGAATTTACAAGAAATTGAAGAGCTTATTTCATCATTAAATTGCCCAAAGTTTAGAGCAAAACAAATTTTCCAATGGATAAACAAAGGTGTAACTTCCTTTGATGAAATGAAGAATGTACCCAAGGACTTAAGAGAAAAGTTAAGTGAATATTGTTACATTTCTGTTGCATATATTGAAAAAAAGCAAATTTCACGGTATGATGGTACAGTTAAGTATTTGTTTAAATTTAATGACGAACAGTGTGTTGAGTCTGTTGTGATGAGTTATCACCACGGACACACAATCTGTATATCAACTCAAGTAGGTTGCAAGATGGGTTGCAAGTTCTGTGCAACAGGTAAGCAAGGCTTTACAAGAAACCTTACTGCCGGTGAAATGATTGCCCAGATAGAATCAGCCCAAAAGGACCTTAACATAAGAATTTCCAATATTGTTCTTATGGGTATGGGTGAACCACTTGATAACTATGACAATGTAATGAAGTTCCTTGATTTGGTTTCATCAGATGATGGACTGAATATAGGGAAAAGGCATATCACCTTGTCAACCTGTGGTATTGTTCCACGAATTTATGATTTGGCTGATAGAAAGTTACAGATTACACTTTCTGTTTCTCTTCATGCACCAACTGATAAAATGAGAAGTGCAACAATGCCGATTAACGATGCGTATAACATTGATGAGCTTATGAAAGCCATCAAGTATTATATAGATAAAACCAATCGTAGAGTAAGTTTTGAATATGCTATGATTGATGGTGTAAATGATAGTGACGAAGCAGCTAATATACTTGGAAATTTAATAAAAGGTATGCTGTGTCATGTTAACCTTATTCCTGTAAATGATGTTACAGGTAATGATTATCGTAAGAGTAACAAAGAAAGGTTAATATCATTTACCAATGTACTTGCTAAGTATGGTATTACTGCTACTGTAAGAAGAACTTTAGGCAGTGACATTGATGCAAGTTGTGGACAACTAAAAGGTAAACACAAGAAAGGAGGAAAGTAA
- the rsmB gene encoding 16S rRNA (cytosine(967)-C(5))-methyltransferase RsmB, with amino-acid sequence MKSPRRVAFDVLYKIETEESYSSIAVNKALKENNLNKLDSSFASAIIYGVLEKKITLDYVIRSFSLVRLKKIETKTLVILRMSVYQMLYMDKVPDNASVNEAVQLAKNLRLFKSSGFINGILRSISRAETKCDLSKIKDKTKLLSVKYSVPEDIIKLWLDSYGEKVTTHMLNSVDGRPPLYARVNTLLTDEDTLIENLREENIIAEKSILENVITLKNTGSVENIKAFQYGEFYIQDLSSNIALTTLSPKENNVVYDVCSAPGGKSFTGAILMNNKGKINSYDLYKHKIKLIYSTSKRLEISIINTKINDATSFDEDNVADIVICDVPCSGLGLLRRKPEIRYKDNIVNNDLTEIQYKILCSSANLVRNGGKLMYSTCTLNPRENNLLVDKFLSEHKDFVGEKLILPKNIKRTIKENEYECSLFPQTNNSDGFYFAILRKGD; translated from the coding sequence ATGAAAAGCCCAAGAAGAGTAGCATTTGATGTGCTTTATAAAATTGAAACTGAGGAGTCCTACAGTTCAATTGCAGTTAATAAAGCATTAAAAGAGAATAATCTTAATAAGCTAGACTCTTCTTTTGCCTCAGCTATTATTTATGGAGTACTTGAAAAGAAGATAACCCTTGACTATGTAATCCGTAGCTTTTCTTTAGTAAGACTAAAGAAAATAGAAACAAAAACTTTAGTTATCCTTAGAATGTCAGTTTATCAGATGCTTTATATGGACAAAGTTCCGGATAATGCATCTGTTAACGAGGCAGTACAACTTGCAAAGAATTTAAGACTTTTTAAGTCATCAGGTTTCATAAACGGTATTCTTAGAAGTATCTCAAGAGCAGAAACCAAGTGTGATTTAAGTAAAATTAAGGACAAAACAAAATTACTTTCAGTTAAGTATTCTGTACCGGAAGATATTATAAAATTATGGCTTGACAGTTATGGTGAAAAGGTAACTACCCATATGCTAAATTCAGTAGATGGCAGACCTCCACTATATGCAAGGGTAAATACACTTCTGACTGATGAAGATACTTTAATTGAAAATTTAAGAGAAGAAAATATTATTGCAGAAAAGTCTATTTTAGAAAATGTAATTACTCTGAAAAATACAGGTTCTGTAGAAAATATAAAAGCCTTTCAGTATGGAGAATTTTACATACAAGACCTTTCTTCGAATATTGCTTTAACAACATTGTCACCTAAAGAAAATAATGTTGTGTATGATGTTTGTTCAGCACCTGGAGGTAAGTCCTTTACCGGTGCAATTCTTATGAACAATAAAGGTAAGATAAATTCTTATGACCTTTATAAACATAAAATCAAGCTGATTTATTCCACTTCTAAAAGATTAGAAATAAGTATTATAAATACTAAAATTAATGATGCAACTTCATTTGATGAAGATAATGTTGCCGATATAGTTATTTGTGATGTTCCATGTTCAGGACTTGGATTACTTCGCAGAAAACCGGAAATCAGATATAAAGATAATATAGTTAATAATGACTTAACAGAAATACAGTACAAGATTTTATGTTCATCTGCTAATCTAGTAAGAAACGGTGGAAAATTAATGTATTCCACCTGTACTCTAAACCCTAGAGAAAATAATCTTTTAGTTGATAAATTCCTAAGTGAACATAAAGATTTTGTAGGTGAGAAGTTAATTCTTCCAAAGAATATTAAAAGAACCATTAAGGAAAATGAATATGAATGTTCATTGTTCCCACAAACCAATAACTCAGATGGTTTCTACTTTGCAATACTGAGAAAGGGTGATTAA
- a CDS encoding zinc metallopeptidase, whose protein sequence is MYHYFYGIDWTYIVFMLPCLILSLICQVKVNSNFSKYSNVRNMRGMTGAQAAEYVLNHYGVHGVRIEQVVGNLTDHFDPRTNVIRLSDSVYNVASVAAVGVACHEAGHAVQHATGYVPNKIRGAIVPIARVGSSLGWILFLVGLFLPTQFSFCLWLGIIFFSASVLFTFVTLPVEFDASRRALKCIRDTNLLYPEEYEGTKKVLQAAAMTYVASAATALLQLLRLIFIANNRRR, encoded by the coding sequence ATGTATCATTACTTTTATGGTATTGACTGGACATATATTGTATTTATGTTACCATGCCTTATTTTGTCACTTATATGTCAAGTTAAAGTAAACAGTAATTTTAGCAAGTATAGCAATGTAAGGAATATGCGTGGTATGACAGGTGCTCAAGCAGCTGAGTATGTTCTAAATCACTATGGTGTTCATGGTGTTCGTATAGAGCAAGTTGTCGGTAACTTAACAGACCACTTTGACCCAAGAACAAATGTTATCAGACTTTCTGATAGTGTTTATAATGTAGCTTCTGTTGCAGCAGTAGGTGTTGCTTGTCACGAAGCAGGTCACGCAGTACAACACGCTACAGGTTATGTGCCAAACAAAATTCGTGGTGCTATTGTGCCAATTGCTAGGGTAGGTTCTAGCTTAGGATGGATACTTTTCTTAGTAGGTTTATTTTTACCAACACAGTTTTCATTCTGCTTATGGTTAGGTATCATATTCTTCTCAGCATCAGTTCTTTTTACTTTCGTAACTTTACCGGTAGAATTTGATGCATCAAGAAGAGCATTAAAGTGTATCAGAGATACTAACCTACTTTACCCTGAAGAATATGAAGGTACAAAGAAAGTTCTACAGGCAGCTGCTATGACTTATGTTGCATCAGCAGCAACTGCTTTACTACAATTACTAAGACTTATTTTTATTGCAAATAATAGGAGAAGATAA
- the fmt gene encoding methionyl-tRNA formyltransferase, with translation MNVVFMGTPDFAVPSLENIAKVHNVQAVFTQPDKPVGRKMILTPPDVKVCAEKLGIPVYQPVKLKDSDSYEIIKELNPDVIVVVAYGQILPENILNIPRYGCINVHGSLLPKYRGAAPIQWSVLNGDKVTGVTTMYMEKGLDTGDILETKKYEIGINDTAGEVFDTLAEMGGKLILDTLEKAEKGELHPIKQDDSKSSYAKMLDKSMCNIDFAKTNLQVHNQVRGLSPWPVASTKLNGKVLKIFETRLADGKGKPGEILNTNPLTIACGEGAVVVNTVQLQGKKKMDSKAFLQGHKLEKGTVIGE, from the coding sequence ATGAATGTTGTTTTTATGGGTACTCCGGACTTTGCAGTTCCTTCATTAGAAAATATTGCAAAGGTTCATAATGTACAAGCTGTCTTTACTCAGCCGGATAAACCGGTAGGTAGAAAAATGATACTAACACCACCTGATGTAAAGGTTTGTGCTGAAAAGTTAGGAATACCTGTCTATCAACCGGTAAAACTAAAGGATAGCGATAGCTATGAAATTATTAAGGAACTTAACCCTGATGTAATTGTAGTTGTTGCTTATGGACAGATTTTACCTGAAAATATTTTGAATATTCCAAGATATGGTTGTATCAATGTTCATGGTTCTTTACTACCAAAGTACAGAGGTGCAGCACCTATTCAGTGGTCTGTTTTAAACGGTGACAAGGTTACAGGTGTTACTACAATGTATATGGAAAAGGGTCTTGATACCGGTGATATTCTAGAAACTAAGAAATATGAAATCGGAATCAACGATACTGCCGGTGAAGTCTTTGATACATTGGCAGAAATGGGTGGTAAGCTAATCCTTGATACACTTGAAAAAGCAGAAAAAGGTGAACTTCATCCTATCAAGCAAGATGACAGTAAAAGTTCATATGCAAAAATGCTTGATAAGTCAATGTGTAATATTGATTTTGCAAAAACTAATTTACAAGTCCATAACCAAGTTAGAGGACTTTCACCATGGCCTGTTGCCTCAACAAAACTTAATGGCAAAGTCCTAAAAATCTTTGAAACAAGACTTGCCGATGGTAAAGGTAAACCGGGTGAAATTTTAAACACAAATCCACTTACTATTGCTTGTGGTGAAGGTGCAGTTGTTGTAAATACTGTTCAACTACAGGGCAAAAAGAAAATGGATTCAAAGGCTTTTTTACAAGGTCATAAACTTGAAAAAGGCACAGTTATAGGAGAATAA
- the def gene encoding peptide deformylase, which produces MAIRNIVKDGDEILHKKCRNVEKFDDKLATLLDDMAETMHKADGVGLAGPQVGMLRRVVVIDIGEGVIELVNPEIIETSGEQETAEGCLSFPGEYGITKRPMYVKVKAQDRNGNFFEMEGEELLAKAFCHEIDHLNGIVFKDIVVRMLDPEELG; this is translated from the coding sequence ATGGCTATTAGAAATATTGTAAAAGATGGAGACGAAATTCTTCATAAGAAATGTAGAAATGTAGAGAAGTTCGACGATAAGTTAGCAACACTTCTTGATGATATGGCTGAAACAATGCACAAAGCTGACGGTGTAGGTCTTGCAGGTCCACAGGTTGGTATGCTAAGAAGAGTTGTTGTTATTGATATTGGTGAGGGTGTAATTGAACTTGTTAACCCTGAAATTATTGAAACTAGTGGTGAACAAGAAACTGCTGAAGGTTGTCTTTCTTTCCCGGGAGAATACGGCATTACTAAGCGTCCAATGTATGTAAAAGTAAAGGCTCAAGACCGTAACGGTAATTTCTTTGAAATGGAAGGTGAAGAACTTCTTGCAAAGGCTTTCTGTCACGAAATTGACCATCTAAACGGTATTGTGTTTAAGGATATTGTTGTTAGAATGTTAGACCCAGAGGAGTTAGGCTAA
- the priA gene encoding replication restart helicase PriA, producing the protein MKNDEFLIAGIAVDNTTYSFDRLFSYKVPVHLSNVKVGQRVLVPFGRGDRFRQGMILSLSYGKEENLKEISSLLDDKPIFTDEMIDTVNFIHDRYFCTYYDSVKVMLPVGINYNISTFYTAVKVNDNVLNSLTDYEREIYDYLLSEKKPVKKETILNVFSKGENSLNKLYRQGVVNREDDAFRKTKDATVKMVSLCDDVDINDYKLTPKQQKVAELLTVVDKASVKEVCYYTGYTQSVTDSLVKKKIAKYFTDEVMRIPYTVSNVKKDEVVLSPSQQSAFDNLYSKYCEDKASVSLLYGVTGSGKTSVFMKLIEKCFNDNKGTILMVPEIALTPQLIKIFTSRFGDNVAVFHSGLSIGERLDEYKRVSRGDAKIVLGTRSAVFAPLKNIGLIVMDEEQESSYKSEQTPRYNARDIAKFRCYKHNALLLLSSATPSVESFYMAEKGIYNLVKLTERYGKATLPQVSVVDMNEEQMKGNFSNYSSTLKELLSSNLIHKKQSIILLNRRGYNTFLSCRSCGQVVTCPNCSISMTYHSANNRMMCHYCGHSVPYTDECPDCHQHTLKFSGAGTQKAEQELVDMFPSARVLRMDADATMTKSSYETKLTAFANGEYDILIGTQMVAKGLDFPNVTLVGVINADQMLYSDDYRSYERAFSLLTQVVGRSGRGDSKGVAVIQTSTPENYVIGLSAKQDYDTFYKGEIGVRKALLYPPFSDICLIGYQGIMEGATIKCANAFQNALINKIKANYSSMPLRVLGPSQAYVYKVNNKYRYKTIIKCKIQRISVVLLRKHYLNFLRIRNLKI; encoded by the coding sequence AGAGTCCTTGTACCTTTTGGCAGAGGAGATAGATTTCGTCAAGGAATGATTTTGTCTTTGTCTTATGGTAAAGAAGAAAATCTAAAAGAAATTTCATCATTATTAGATGATAAGCCTATCTTTACCGATGAAATGATAGATACAGTAAATTTTATCCATGATAGATATTTCTGTACTTATTATGACTCTGTAAAGGTGATGCTACCGGTAGGAATTAACTATAATATTTCTACATTTTATACAGCAGTAAAGGTTAATGATAATGTACTAAATTCTCTAACTGACTATGAAAGAGAAATTTATGATTATCTTTTATCAGAGAAAAAGCCTGTAAAAAAAGAAACAATCTTAAATGTATTTTCTAAAGGAGAAAATTCCCTTAATAAACTTTACCGTCAAGGTGTAGTAAATAGAGAAGATGATGCCTTTAGAAAAACTAAAGATGCGACTGTAAAGATGGTTTCACTTTGTGATGATGTTGATATTAATGATTATAAGTTAACACCAAAGCAACAGAAAGTTGCAGAATTGCTAACTGTTGTGGATAAGGCTTCTGTAAAGGAAGTTTGTTACTATACAGGCTACACTCAGTCAGTAACCGACTCTTTGGTTAAGAAAAAGATTGCAAAGTACTTTACTGATGAAGTTATGAGAATACCTTATACTGTTTCAAATGTAAAGAAAGATGAAGTGGTGTTAAGCCCCTCACAACAATCTGCTTTTGATAATTTATACAGTAAATATTGTGAAGACAAAGCCTCAGTTTCTTTACTTTATGGTGTTACCGGTAGTGGCAAAACCTCAGTATTTATGAAGTTAATTGAAAAGTGCTTTAATGATAATAAGGGTACAATATTAATGGTACCTGAAATTGCTTTAACACCTCAGTTAATCAAAATATTTACTTCAAGGTTTGGTGATAATGTTGCAGTATTCCATAGTGGTTTATCAATAGGTGAAAGACTTGATGAATATAAAAGAGTCAGCAGAGGAGATGCAAAAATTGTCCTAGGTACAAGAAGTGCAGTTTTTGCCCCACTAAAAAATATCGGTTTAATTGTTATGGATGAGGAACAAGAAAGTTCCTATAAATCCGAACAAACACCAAGATATAACGCAAGAGATATTGCAAAGTTTAGGTGCTATAAGCACAATGCTTTGTTACTTCTTTCTTCAGCAACTCCAAGTGTAGAAAGTTTCTATATGGCTGAAAAAGGAATTTATAATCTTGTGAAATTAACAGAAAGATACGGTAAAGCAACATTGCCACAAGTTTCTGTTGTTGATATGAATGAAGAACAAATGAAAGGTAATTTTAGTAACTATTCAAGTACACTAAAAGAGCTTCTTTCAAGTAACTTAATTCATAAAAAACAGTCTATTATTCTTCTTAACAGAAGAGGATACAATACATTTTTAAGTTGTAGAAGTTGTGGTCAAGTTGTAACTTGTCCTAATTGTTCAATTTCTATGACATACCATAGTGCAAACAATAGAATGATGTGTCACTATTGTGGCCATTCAGTTCCTTATACCGATGAGTGTCCTGACTGTCATCAGCATACACTAAAGTTTAGTGGTGCAGGTACTCAAAAGGCAGAACAAGAGCTTGTTGATATGTTCCCAAGTGCCAGAGTGTTAAGGATGGATGCTGATGCCACAATGACAAAAAGCAGTTACGAAACAAAACTTACTGCTTTTGCAAATGGTGAATATGATATTCTTATCGGTACACAAATGGTAGCTAAAGGTCTTGACTTTCCAAATGTAACATTGGTAGGTGTTATCAATGCCGACCAAATGCTTTATTCTGATGACTATAGAAGTTACGAAAGAGCATTTTCTCTATTAACTCAAGTAGTTGGTAGATCCGGCAGAGGTGACTCAAAGGGTGTTGCAGTTATCCAAACTTCAACACCGGAAAATTATGTTATAGGTCTATCGGCAAAGCAAGACTATGATACATTTTATAAAGGTGAAATAGGAGTAAGAAAAGCTCTGCTTTATCCTCCTTTTTCCGACATTTGTCTTATAGGTTATCAAGGTATAATGGAAGGTGCAACAATAAAGTGTGCAAACGCCTTTCAAAATGCCTTAATCAACAAAATCAAAGCTAATTATAGCAGTATGCCTTTAAGGGTGCTTGGACCAAGCCAAGCCTATGTTTATAAGGTAAATAATAAATATAGATACAAGACTATAATTAAGTGTAAAATTCAAAGGATTTCCGTAGTGTTATTAAGGAAACATTACTTGAATTTTCTAAGAATAAGGAATTTAAAAATATAG